Proteins from one Solenopsis invicta isolate M01_SB chromosome 11, UNIL_Sinv_3.0, whole genome shotgun sequence genomic window:
- the LOC105200248 gene encoding mucin-5AC isoform X3 has product MGKPLHLIVILQPVSSAFAYRYDPWYRADTQRPVDVITDVVNELGVRILQQYSTRGNVAFSPTGVAFVLAALYEGSAGRGSQQIAEAIGLPPNRDVTRIGFRDIHRRLRSYLNADGFLGGLTLSRENTRLRPEYEDILRFYGFDLSSIEQEANVTVSMGDSAGVTELPTSTIGLTTLPSEMVNTGNVPDMTTTTLTGAITTLPPAGAETTVVPSTATGTTQQTVTTTEPTGATGVQSTLTPITTVGTVNQNVSQPANSPTTIASGESVQTSTTTGTETVADSPNTITPMTNTDSQTIPTTTVVAVSGAATSPTAAGDSGTGSAVSNENVVPMSTSAGTTTTTAAADAGATVPMSTDVQVPSTSPPNTEVPTNMPGTTTTIAADASTDSLAAASTIDVSMTPANVPIPNATLSTVTMNSLTTVVPAISNSANVTIPSPVTETMMANGVISQSSTAPSVDTSAGNTLGMTAANDPATTMTTMINIDDAIAVNSTMTAMANATSSGPAGNDLPPIANSTSPMNNQTTASLVDENTISMNRKRKDLADIINSNTVKDESTDGSPNLRKREARSPRGYFSSYPDEGIWMQNLEIWKSYNTVNPADSSIGDSSAEMSFLVNGCEISSVSASRYIAVLPFAYFPSLQAVALEFPLDDPRYNIILFMPTDKTDTHRLARDLSGKPLRLLRKRLQPTWVRATIPSFMLRGFVTLTSFLQRLGILDVFEPRVADLSPMTSDLGVYARDVQQSIGVNIRNYMKPDRTHSRNGLFERAGPEPFTALHPFLYFIVDTETSVSLITGRVDDPLNSRIL; this is encoded by the exons ATGGGAAAGCCGTTGCATCTGATTGTAATATTGCAGC CAGTGTCGTCCGCGTTCGCTTATAGGTACGATCCTTGGTATCGCGCGGACACGCAGCGTCCGGTCGACGTGATCACCGACGTCGTCAACGAGCTGGGGGTGAGAATCCTTCAGCAATATTCGACGCGTGGAAACGTCGCGTTCTCGCCCACGGGGGTTGCCTTCGTTCTGGCGGCGCTCTACGAGGGATCCGCGGGCAGAGGAAGTCAACAAATCGCCGAGGCCATAGGTCTACCACCCAACCGGGATGTTACCAGGATCGGTTTCAGGGACATTCATCGACGATTGCGA AGCTACCTTAACGCCGACGGCTTCCTGGGTGGATTGACGCTAAGTAGAGAGAACACCCGGCTCCGTCCCGAGTATGAAGACATTCTGAGGTTTTACGGCTTCGATCTGTCGAGTATCGAACAAGAAGCGAACGTTACCGTTAGCATGGGAGACTCAGCAGGTGTAACCGAACTTCCGACGTCCACGATCGGCTTAACCACGCTCCCGTCAGAGATGGTAAACACTGGGAATGTGCCGGACATGACGACGACAACATTAACGGGTGCTATCACGACGCTTCCTCCGGCTGGTGCGGAAACAACAGTCGTTCCATCGACCGCGACAGGCACTACTCAGCAAACTGTCACGACGACGGAACCAACGGGTGCAACCGGTGTACAATCGACATTGACTCCGATCACCACCGTTGGAACAGTTAATCAAAACGTGTCGCAACCGGCAAATTCCCCAACGACGATTGCTTCCGGCGAAAGTGTCCAGACTTCGACTACCACTGGTACGGAAACTGTTGCGGATTCGCCGAATACGATTACGCCGATGACAAACACAGACAGCCAAACGATTCCGACTACGACCGTAGTCGCTGTTAGCGGGGCCGCGACTTCGCCGACAGCCGCCGGTGATTCTGGAACAGGTTCCGCCGTTTCTAACGAGAATGTCGTTCCAATGTCGACGAGCGCGggaacgacaacgacgacagcCGCGGCCGACGCTGGCGCGACGGTACCGATGAGTACCGATGTCCAAGTACCTTCGACCTCCCCTCCGAATACCGAGGTACCAACGAATATGCCGGGAACGACAACGACGATCGCCGCGGATGCGAGTACCGACTCACTGGCGGCCGCGAGTACGATCGATGTCAGCATGACGCCCGCCAACGTACCTATTCCCAACGCGACCTTGAGTACCGTTACCATGAATTCGTTAACTACTGTGGTACCAGCGATCTCGAATAGCGCGAACGTGACTATCCCGAGTCCCGTTACCGAAACGATGATGGCGAACGGCGTTATATCGCAGTCGAGTACCGCGCCGTCGGTAGATACGTCGGCCGGGAATACTCTCGGAATGACCGCTGCGAATGACCCGgcaacgacgatgacgacgatgatcAATATTGACGACGCTATCGCGGTCAATTCTACGATGACGGCGATGGCGAACGCGACGTCGAGCGGTCCTGCTGGTAACGACCTCCCCCCAATCGCGAATTCTACGAGTCCTATGAATAATCAGACGACCGCATCTCTCGTGGATGAAAACACGATTTCGATGAATCGAAAGAGGAAAGATCTGGCAGACATAATTAACAGCAATACCGTTAAGGATGAATCAACGGACGGATCGCCGAATCTTCGCAAACGCGAAGCGAGAAGCCCGCGCGGATACTTCTCCAGCTATCCAG ACGAAGGTATCTGGATGCAAAATCTAGAGATTTGGAAGTCGTATAACACAGTAAACCCGGCTGACTCTTCTATCGGAGATTCATCAGCGGAGATGTCGTTTTTGGTGAACGGCTGCGAGATTTCCTCGGTATCGGCTTCGAGATACATCGCCGTATTGCCCTTCGCATACTTCCCATCGTTGCAGGCTGTCGCCCTCGAGTTTCCTTTAGAC GATCCCCGATACAACATTATACTTTTCATGCCCACGGATAAAACGGACACGCATCGTCTGGCGAGGGATCTCAGCGGAAAGCCATTGAGATTGTTGAGGAAGCGATTACAGCCTACTTGGGTCAGGGCCACTATACCCTCGTTCATGCTGCGCGGTTTTGTCACACTGACGTCATTTCTGCAAAGG CTTGGAATCCTGGATGTGTTCGAGCCGAGAGTGGCCGATTTATCGCCCATGACATCCGATCTCGGGGTATACGCCAGGGATGTGCAACAGAGTATAGGGGTCAACATAAGGAATTATATGAAGCCCGACCGGACCCATTCTC gCAATGGTCTGTTTGAGAGAGCCGGGCCTGAACCCTTTACAGCGCTGCATCCCTTCCTTTATTTCATCGTCGACACCGAGACTTCAGTGAGTCTAATCACTGGTCGAGTGGACGATCCGCTTAATTCGAGAATATTGTAG
- the LOC105200248 gene encoding mucin-5AC isoform X2, giving the protein MGKPLHLIVILQLSSAFAYRYDPWYRADTQRPVDVITDVVNELGVRILQQYSTRGNVAFSPTGVAFVLAALYEGSAGRGSQQIAEAIGLPPNRDVTRIGFRDIHRRLRSYLNADGFLGGLTLSRENTRLRPEYEDILRFYGFDLSSIEQEANVTVSMGDSAGVTELPTSTIGLTTLPSEMVNTGNVPDMTTTTLTGAITTLPPAGAETTVVPSTATGTTQQTVTTTEPTGATGVQSTLTPITTVGTVNQNVSQPANSPTTIASGESVQTSTTTGTETVADSPNTITPMTNTDSQTIPTTTVVAVSGAATSPTAAGDSGTGSAVSNENVVPMSTSAGTTTTTAAADAGATVPMSTDVQVPSTSPPNTEVPTNMPGTTTTIAADASTDSLAAASTIDVSMTPANVPIPNATLSTVTMNSLTTVVPAISNSANVTIPSPVTETMMANGVISQSSTAPSVDTSAGNTLGMTAANDPATTMTTMINIDDAIAVNSTMTAMANATSSGPAGNDLPPIANSTSPMNNQTTASLVDENTISMNRKRKDLADIINSNTVKDESTDGSPNLRKREARSPRGYFSSYPDEGIWMQNLEIWKSYNTVNPADSSIGDSSAEMSFLVNGCEISSVSASRYIAVLPFAYFPSLQAVALEFPLDDPRYNIILFMPTDKTDTHRLARDLSGKPLRLLRKRLQPTWVRATIPSFMLRGFVTLTSFLQRLGILDVFEPRVADLSPMTSDLGVYARDVQQSIGVNIRNYMKPDRTHSRESPNVVPPRRDYYRYLPPGNGLFERAGPEPFTALHPFLYFIVDTETSVSLITGRVDDPLNSRIL; this is encoded by the exons ATGGGAAAGCCGTTGCATCTGATTGTAATATTGCAGC TGTCGTCCGCGTTCGCTTATAGGTACGATCCTTGGTATCGCGCGGACACGCAGCGTCCGGTCGACGTGATCACCGACGTCGTCAACGAGCTGGGGGTGAGAATCCTTCAGCAATATTCGACGCGTGGAAACGTCGCGTTCTCGCCCACGGGGGTTGCCTTCGTTCTGGCGGCGCTCTACGAGGGATCCGCGGGCAGAGGAAGTCAACAAATCGCCGAGGCCATAGGTCTACCACCCAACCGGGATGTTACCAGGATCGGTTTCAGGGACATTCATCGACGATTGCGA AGCTACCTTAACGCCGACGGCTTCCTGGGTGGATTGACGCTAAGTAGAGAGAACACCCGGCTCCGTCCCGAGTATGAAGACATTCTGAGGTTTTACGGCTTCGATCTGTCGAGTATCGAACAAGAAGCGAACGTTACCGTTAGCATGGGAGACTCAGCAGGTGTAACCGAACTTCCGACGTCCACGATCGGCTTAACCACGCTCCCGTCAGAGATGGTAAACACTGGGAATGTGCCGGACATGACGACGACAACATTAACGGGTGCTATCACGACGCTTCCTCCGGCTGGTGCGGAAACAACAGTCGTTCCATCGACCGCGACAGGCACTACTCAGCAAACTGTCACGACGACGGAACCAACGGGTGCAACCGGTGTACAATCGACATTGACTCCGATCACCACCGTTGGAACAGTTAATCAAAACGTGTCGCAACCGGCAAATTCCCCAACGACGATTGCTTCCGGCGAAAGTGTCCAGACTTCGACTACCACTGGTACGGAAACTGTTGCGGATTCGCCGAATACGATTACGCCGATGACAAACACAGACAGCCAAACGATTCCGACTACGACCGTAGTCGCTGTTAGCGGGGCCGCGACTTCGCCGACAGCCGCCGGTGATTCTGGAACAGGTTCCGCCGTTTCTAACGAGAATGTCGTTCCAATGTCGACGAGCGCGggaacgacaacgacgacagcCGCGGCCGACGCTGGCGCGACGGTACCGATGAGTACCGATGTCCAAGTACCTTCGACCTCCCCTCCGAATACCGAGGTACCAACGAATATGCCGGGAACGACAACGACGATCGCCGCGGATGCGAGTACCGACTCACTGGCGGCCGCGAGTACGATCGATGTCAGCATGACGCCCGCCAACGTACCTATTCCCAACGCGACCTTGAGTACCGTTACCATGAATTCGTTAACTACTGTGGTACCAGCGATCTCGAATAGCGCGAACGTGACTATCCCGAGTCCCGTTACCGAAACGATGATGGCGAACGGCGTTATATCGCAGTCGAGTACCGCGCCGTCGGTAGATACGTCGGCCGGGAATACTCTCGGAATGACCGCTGCGAATGACCCGgcaacgacgatgacgacgatgatcAATATTGACGACGCTATCGCGGTCAATTCTACGATGACGGCGATGGCGAACGCGACGTCGAGCGGTCCTGCTGGTAACGACCTCCCCCCAATCGCGAATTCTACGAGTCCTATGAATAATCAGACGACCGCATCTCTCGTGGATGAAAACACGATTTCGATGAATCGAAAGAGGAAAGATCTGGCAGACATAATTAACAGCAATACCGTTAAGGATGAATCAACGGACGGATCGCCGAATCTTCGCAAACGCGAAGCGAGAAGCCCGCGCGGATACTTCTCCAGCTATCCAG ACGAAGGTATCTGGATGCAAAATCTAGAGATTTGGAAGTCGTATAACACAGTAAACCCGGCTGACTCTTCTATCGGAGATTCATCAGCGGAGATGTCGTTTTTGGTGAACGGCTGCGAGATTTCCTCGGTATCGGCTTCGAGATACATCGCCGTATTGCCCTTCGCATACTTCCCATCGTTGCAGGCTGTCGCCCTCGAGTTTCCTTTAGAC GATCCCCGATACAACATTATACTTTTCATGCCCACGGATAAAACGGACACGCATCGTCTGGCGAGGGATCTCAGCGGAAAGCCATTGAGATTGTTGAGGAAGCGATTACAGCCTACTTGGGTCAGGGCCACTATACCCTCGTTCATGCTGCGCGGTTTTGTCACACTGACGTCATTTCTGCAAAGG CTTGGAATCCTGGATGTGTTCGAGCCGAGAGTGGCCGATTTATCGCCCATGACATCCGATCTCGGGGTATACGCCAGGGATGTGCAACAGAGTATAGGGGTCAACATAAGGAATTATATGAAGCCCGACCGGACCCATTCTCGTGAGTCGCCTAATGTCGTTCCACCTCGACGGGACTATTATCGATATCTGCCGCCAG gCAATGGTCTGTTTGAGAGAGCCGGGCCTGAACCCTTTACAGCGCTGCATCCCTTCCTTTATTTCATCGTCGACACCGAGACTTCAGTGAGTCTAATCACTGGTCGAGTGGACGATCCGCTTAATTCGAGAATATTGTAG
- the LOC105200248 gene encoding mucin-5AC isoform X1: MGKPLHLIVILQPVSSAFAYRYDPWYRADTQRPVDVITDVVNELGVRILQQYSTRGNVAFSPTGVAFVLAALYEGSAGRGSQQIAEAIGLPPNRDVTRIGFRDIHRRLRSYLNADGFLGGLTLSRENTRLRPEYEDILRFYGFDLSSIEQEANVTVSMGDSAGVTELPTSTIGLTTLPSEMVNTGNVPDMTTTTLTGAITTLPPAGAETTVVPSTATGTTQQTVTTTEPTGATGVQSTLTPITTVGTVNQNVSQPANSPTTIASGESVQTSTTTGTETVADSPNTITPMTNTDSQTIPTTTVVAVSGAATSPTAAGDSGTGSAVSNENVVPMSTSAGTTTTTAAADAGATVPMSTDVQVPSTSPPNTEVPTNMPGTTTTIAADASTDSLAAASTIDVSMTPANVPIPNATLSTVTMNSLTTVVPAISNSANVTIPSPVTETMMANGVISQSSTAPSVDTSAGNTLGMTAANDPATTMTTMINIDDAIAVNSTMTAMANATSSGPAGNDLPPIANSTSPMNNQTTASLVDENTISMNRKRKDLADIINSNTVKDESTDGSPNLRKREARSPRGYFSSYPDEGIWMQNLEIWKSYNTVNPADSSIGDSSAEMSFLVNGCEISSVSASRYIAVLPFAYFPSLQAVALEFPLDDPRYNIILFMPTDKTDTHRLARDLSGKPLRLLRKRLQPTWVRATIPSFMLRGFVTLTSFLQRLGILDVFEPRVADLSPMTSDLGVYARDVQQSIGVNIRNYMKPDRTHSRESPNVVPPRRDYYRYLPPGNGLFERAGPEPFTALHPFLYFIVDTETSVSLITGRVDDPLNSRIL, translated from the exons ATGGGAAAGCCGTTGCATCTGATTGTAATATTGCAGC CAGTGTCGTCCGCGTTCGCTTATAGGTACGATCCTTGGTATCGCGCGGACACGCAGCGTCCGGTCGACGTGATCACCGACGTCGTCAACGAGCTGGGGGTGAGAATCCTTCAGCAATATTCGACGCGTGGAAACGTCGCGTTCTCGCCCACGGGGGTTGCCTTCGTTCTGGCGGCGCTCTACGAGGGATCCGCGGGCAGAGGAAGTCAACAAATCGCCGAGGCCATAGGTCTACCACCCAACCGGGATGTTACCAGGATCGGTTTCAGGGACATTCATCGACGATTGCGA AGCTACCTTAACGCCGACGGCTTCCTGGGTGGATTGACGCTAAGTAGAGAGAACACCCGGCTCCGTCCCGAGTATGAAGACATTCTGAGGTTTTACGGCTTCGATCTGTCGAGTATCGAACAAGAAGCGAACGTTACCGTTAGCATGGGAGACTCAGCAGGTGTAACCGAACTTCCGACGTCCACGATCGGCTTAACCACGCTCCCGTCAGAGATGGTAAACACTGGGAATGTGCCGGACATGACGACGACAACATTAACGGGTGCTATCACGACGCTTCCTCCGGCTGGTGCGGAAACAACAGTCGTTCCATCGACCGCGACAGGCACTACTCAGCAAACTGTCACGACGACGGAACCAACGGGTGCAACCGGTGTACAATCGACATTGACTCCGATCACCACCGTTGGAACAGTTAATCAAAACGTGTCGCAACCGGCAAATTCCCCAACGACGATTGCTTCCGGCGAAAGTGTCCAGACTTCGACTACCACTGGTACGGAAACTGTTGCGGATTCGCCGAATACGATTACGCCGATGACAAACACAGACAGCCAAACGATTCCGACTACGACCGTAGTCGCTGTTAGCGGGGCCGCGACTTCGCCGACAGCCGCCGGTGATTCTGGAACAGGTTCCGCCGTTTCTAACGAGAATGTCGTTCCAATGTCGACGAGCGCGggaacgacaacgacgacagcCGCGGCCGACGCTGGCGCGACGGTACCGATGAGTACCGATGTCCAAGTACCTTCGACCTCCCCTCCGAATACCGAGGTACCAACGAATATGCCGGGAACGACAACGACGATCGCCGCGGATGCGAGTACCGACTCACTGGCGGCCGCGAGTACGATCGATGTCAGCATGACGCCCGCCAACGTACCTATTCCCAACGCGACCTTGAGTACCGTTACCATGAATTCGTTAACTACTGTGGTACCAGCGATCTCGAATAGCGCGAACGTGACTATCCCGAGTCCCGTTACCGAAACGATGATGGCGAACGGCGTTATATCGCAGTCGAGTACCGCGCCGTCGGTAGATACGTCGGCCGGGAATACTCTCGGAATGACCGCTGCGAATGACCCGgcaacgacgatgacgacgatgatcAATATTGACGACGCTATCGCGGTCAATTCTACGATGACGGCGATGGCGAACGCGACGTCGAGCGGTCCTGCTGGTAACGACCTCCCCCCAATCGCGAATTCTACGAGTCCTATGAATAATCAGACGACCGCATCTCTCGTGGATGAAAACACGATTTCGATGAATCGAAAGAGGAAAGATCTGGCAGACATAATTAACAGCAATACCGTTAAGGATGAATCAACGGACGGATCGCCGAATCTTCGCAAACGCGAAGCGAGAAGCCCGCGCGGATACTTCTCCAGCTATCCAG ACGAAGGTATCTGGATGCAAAATCTAGAGATTTGGAAGTCGTATAACACAGTAAACCCGGCTGACTCTTCTATCGGAGATTCATCAGCGGAGATGTCGTTTTTGGTGAACGGCTGCGAGATTTCCTCGGTATCGGCTTCGAGATACATCGCCGTATTGCCCTTCGCATACTTCCCATCGTTGCAGGCTGTCGCCCTCGAGTTTCCTTTAGAC GATCCCCGATACAACATTATACTTTTCATGCCCACGGATAAAACGGACACGCATCGTCTGGCGAGGGATCTCAGCGGAAAGCCATTGAGATTGTTGAGGAAGCGATTACAGCCTACTTGGGTCAGGGCCACTATACCCTCGTTCATGCTGCGCGGTTTTGTCACACTGACGTCATTTCTGCAAAGG CTTGGAATCCTGGATGTGTTCGAGCCGAGAGTGGCCGATTTATCGCCCATGACATCCGATCTCGGGGTATACGCCAGGGATGTGCAACAGAGTATAGGGGTCAACATAAGGAATTATATGAAGCCCGACCGGACCCATTCTCGTGAGTCGCCTAATGTCGTTCCACCTCGACGGGACTATTATCGATATCTGCCGCCAG gCAATGGTCTGTTTGAGAGAGCCGGGCCTGAACCCTTTACAGCGCTGCATCCCTTCCTTTATTTCATCGTCGACACCGAGACTTCAGTGAGTCTAATCACTGGTCGAGTGGACGATCCGCTTAATTCGAGAATATTGTAG